The following proteins are encoded in a genomic region of Liolophura sinensis isolate JHLJ2023 chromosome 7, CUHK_Ljap_v2, whole genome shotgun sequence:
- the LOC135470474 gene encoding uncharacterized protein LOC135470474 isoform X2 encodes MGIVDPLINFSEKRHGSKDSSHLSSSSRSHSSTAKGGHCGGYLSHRTSSHILSSKGGGGKQTSNMATGASPVKVGSSYSNDLKMANVEVSLKRLSPDVKTVSLHPDPVKSQLSPKTSIVSNLTVNSVSNGIVKSTTNGAITSLDSSPPPAVPSSGVMYCASITNSVSPLHNAAHKSLSSSPFSSQSSSLHKEAPGVGPPSSPSSQCSSPLDRTSEKSSSIKNTMTVCATKSPSSLSKNSSMSKTSMGKTKTSQSITKTSSNSSNKLSSSSKNSTSPLKCSTSPVKSSTSPARSAPSPAKSAPSPAKSASSPVKSPSKGSSPSQTSAGSTPNKSTKDPKERKFVLCKDREFDPNIHCGVLRTDDGRHCTRSLTCKTHALSLRRAVEGRRKKFDDLLKEHRAAKEAQLKAKSEGKAAASACNATVPGAISPLSITTDSSMLGVKTSHNTELNFNCSDDPFSISHKLSSPQSNSTSKFNKQALKQVNTNHPRLSLSGLQSPSWSPMEDMSPPDIVSRLSSDGEVDMEETEDRGDTSYITHHPIPIATCTFGGRCSSGGWYLFSRKTDYLRTAFLSALEKHLHPPPHKKLCVESKLPKEPQLSTNSMDPYEFNVVDMNASNLASHNAMMNSVHKAAVNKPKSKPPNSRTSKTKGDNTSPRLSQSGASNNNPSPTGSGTGIKRKRSSSGTSSPGSASSSVTSVSLQNAMIGGLSLATPNPSPIIAACVPNVNLSSNIGRISAASKAGQVTKNNIIKDGGGINLLVTNMEQSVVNGQYVNITGNMLEMGVAQDEKGGGSKKNRSGGGNPKQNSSRQVASNVEGLCSISNNVVANIAQKAIILDKSVLSMSPFQTSSVVPIANSAMSPPQASPSASASPFFRSGSVSPQVSAASPIPNGVISPPPVSLKAFAALNHMTAGQKTASPPTSRTSTPSPSPNFSAHESSPSHSTHFTFIGKSHSNSGSHKSHKSNSSHRSGSHPPSLSAAVTLGGSQQGGVLQPNHANSLHNFCVTNSQAVSGLGSLPLKPSGIKTYPLTMPFTVSSSVSHGLSGQQQPTATLFHVTSESMSKGELQLQQASTSHPNVIS; translated from the exons ATGGGAATAGTGGATCCTTTGATCAATTTTTCAG aaAAACGCCATGGGTCAAAAGATTCTTCACACCTCTCATCAAGCTCGAGATCACATTCCTCCACAGCAAAGGGAGGTCACTGTGGAGGATATCTCTCTCACCGGACTTCCTCGCACATATTGTCGTCTAAAGGTGGTGGTGGTAAACAGACTTCAAATATGGCCACCGGTGCTTCACCTGTGAAAGTGGGCAGCAGTTACAGCAACGATCTCAAAATGGCTAATGTGGAAGTGTCATTAAAACGCCTCTCACCTGATGTGAAGACTGTGTCACTGCATCCTGATCCTGTGAAATCTCAACTTAGTCCAAAGACGAGCATTGTTAGTAATTTAACAGTCAATTCAGTATCAAATGGTATTGTGAAATCCACTACAAATGGCGCCATCACATCTCTAGATTCCTCCCCTCCACCTGCTGTGCCATCTAGTGGGGTGATGTACTGTGCATCAATCACAAACAGTGTATCTCCCTTGCATAATGCAGCCCACAAATCATTGAGCTCATCGCCATTCTCCAGTCAGTCATCATCGTTACACAAAGAAGCCCCTGGTGTGGGACCACCATCTTCTCCAAGCTCACAATGTTCTTCTCCATTGGATCGAACCTCAGAAAAGAGCTCCTCTATCAAAAACACAATGACAGTTTGTGCAACAAAAAGTCCTTCTTCCTTGTCAAAAAATAGTTCTATGTCCAAAACTTCCatgggaaaaacaaaaacttctcAGAGCATAACAAAGACTTCTTCTAactcatcaaataaattatcaagCTCATCAAAGAATTCAACTAGCCCATTAAAATGCTCCACCAGTCCTGTGAAAAGTTCAACAAGCCCTGCAAGAAGTGCACCTAGCCCGGCAAAGAGTGCACCCAGCCCGGCAAAAAGTGCATCAAGCCCTGTAAAGAGCCCATCAAAAGGTTCCAGTCCTTCCCAAACCTCTGCAGGATCAACCCCAAATAAATCCACTAAAGATCCCAAGGAACGAAAGTTTGTGTTGTGCAAAG ATCGAGAGTTTGATCCTAATATTCACTGTGGTGTCTTGAGAACAGATGATGGTCGACATTGTACAAGGTCATTAACCTGCAAG acTCATGCCTTGTCTTTGAGGAGAGCAGTAGAAGGGAGGAGGAAAAAGTTTGATGACTTACTAAAAGAACACAGAGCTGCTAAAGAAGCACAGCTCAAGGCAAAATCTGAAGGGAAGGCAGCAGCTTCAGCATGCAATGCTACTGTGCCAGGAGCTATTTCTCCTCTTTCTATTACAACTGATAGTAGCATGTTGGGAGTGAAAACAAGCCATAACACTGAACTGAACTTCAATTGTAGTGATGATCCATTTTCAATCAGTCATAAACTTTCCAGCCCTCAATCGAACAGCACCTCCAAGTTCAACAAACAGGCGTTAAAACAGGTCAACACAAATCATCCTAG GTTGAGTTTGTCAGGACTGCAGTCCCCGTCGTGGTCACCCATGGAGGACATGTCCCCTCCTGATATTGTCAGTCGTCTTTCCAGTGACGGGGAGGTTGATATGGAAGAGACGGAGGACAGAGGAGACACCTCCTATATCACCCATCATCCCATTCCCATTGCA acATGTACCTTTGGTGGCCGGTGTAGTTCAGGAGGGTGGTATCTGTTTAGCAGGAAGACAGACTATTTACGAACAGCATTCCTCAGTGCATTAGAAAAACATTTACATCCACCCCCACACAA gaAATTATGTGTGGAATCCAAATTACCCAAAGAACCTCAGCTGTCAACAAATTCCATGGACCCTTACGAGTTCAACGTCGTTGATATGAATGCCAGCAACTTGGCCAGCCATAATGCCATGATGAACTCTGTGCACAAAGCAGCTGTTAACAAGCCCAAAAGTAAACCACCAAATAGTCGAACTTCTAAAACAAAGGGGGACAACACAAGTCCTCGTCTTAGTCAATCCGGTGCCTCTAACAACAACCCGTCCCCTACAGGGAGCGGCACAGGGATCAAGAGGAAGCGTAGCAGCAGCGGGACCAGCTCACCTGGATCTGCTTCATCCAGTGTTACGAGTGTGTCTTTACAGAACGCTATGATAGGTGGACTGTCCCTGGCCACCCCCAACCCCAGCCCCATTATAGCAGCGTGTGTACCAAATGTAAACCTGAGCAGTAATATAGGAAGAATCAGTGCAGCGAGTAAAGCAGGCCAGGTaaccaaaaataacattatcAAGGATGGCGGTGGCATCAACTTGCTAGTGACAAACATGGAACAGAGTGTGGTGAATGGACAATATGTGAACATCACAGGGAATATGCTGGAGATGGGTGTTGCTCAGGACGAGAAAGGAGGGGGCTCCAAAAAAAACCGCAGTGGTGGTGGAAATCCCAAACAGAACAGTAGCAGACAAGTTGCAAGCAATGTCGAAGGGTTGTGTTCAATTTCTAATAATGTTGTGGCCAACATTGCCCAGAAGGCCATTATTTTGGACAAGTCTGTCCTATCCATGTCACCGTTCCAAACCAGTTCTGTGGTGCCTATTGCCAACTCTGCCATGTCCCCACCTCAAGCAAGTCCGTCGGCTTCTGCTAGTCCATTTTTCAGATCA GGTTCAGTCAGCCCTCAGGTGTCAGCAGCTTCCCCGATCCCCAATGGTGTGATATCTCCGCCGCCAGTCAGTCTGAAGGCGTTCGCAGCGTTGAATCACATGACAGCGGGCCAAAAAACAGCCAGCCCTCCTACCAGCAGGACCAGCACTCCCAGCCCTAGTCCCAACTTCTCCGCTCATGAATCCTCCCCAAGTCACTCCACACACTTTACTTTTATAG GCAAAAGTCACAGCAATTCAGGAAGTCATAAATCCCACAAGTCCAACAGTTCTCACCGATCTGGCAGTCATCCACCATCACTCTCTGCAGCTGTAACATTAGGTGGCAGCCAGCAGGGTGGTGTGCTCCAGCCCAACCATGCCAACAGCTTACATAACTTCTGTGTGACTAACAGTCAGGCTGTGTCAGGCCTCGGGTCACTGCCCCTGAAACCGTCAGGAATTAAAACCTACCCACTCACCATGCCATTTACAGTGTCCTCTTCGGTCAGCCATGGGTTAAGCGGTCAGCAGCAACCAACGGCAACTCTGtttcatgtgacgtcagagaGTATGTCCAAAGGAGAGCTTCAGCTCCAGCAGGCCTCCACCTCACACCCCAATGTGATCTCATGA
- the LOC135470474 gene encoding uncharacterized protein LOC135470474 isoform X3 has protein sequence MRSICVSSGGQSSRDWGRASEKRHGSKDSSHLSSSSRSHSSTAKGGHCGGYLSHRTSSHILSSKGGGGKQTSNMATGASPVKVGSSYSNDLKMANVEVSLKRLSPDVKTVSLHPDPVKSQLSPKTSIVSNLTVNSVSNGIVKSTTNGAITSLDSSPPPAVPSSGVMYCASITNSVSPLHNAAHKSLSSSPFSSQSSSLHKEAPGVGPPSSPSSQCSSPLDRTSEKSSSIKNTMTVCATKSPSSLSKNSSMSKTSMGKTKTSQSITKTSSNSSNKLSSSSKNSTSPLKCSTSPVKSSTSPARSAPSPAKSAPSPAKSASSPVKSPSKGSSPSQTSAGSTPNKSTKDPKERKFVLCKDREFDPNIHCGVLRTDDGRHCTRSLTCKTHALSLRRAVEGRRKKFDDLLKEHRAAKEAQLKAKSEGKAAASACNATVPGAISPLSITTDSSMLGVKTSHNTELNFNCSDDPFSISHKLSSPQSNSTSKFNKQALKQVNTNHPRLSLSGLQSPSWSPMEDMSPPDIVSRLSSDGEVDMEETEDRGDTSYITHHPIPIATCTFGGRCSSGGWYLFSRKTDYLRTAFLSALEKHLHPPPHKKLCVESKLPKEPQLSTNSMDPYEFNVVDMNASNLASHNAMMNSVHKAAVNKPKSKPPNSRTSKTKGDNTSPRLSQSGASNNNPSPTGSGTGIKRKRSSSGTSSPGSASSSVTSVSLQNAMIGGLSLATPNPSPIIAACVPNVNLSSNIGRISAASKAGQVTKNNIIKDGGGINLLVTNMEQSVVNGQYVNITGNMLEMGVAQDEKGGGSKKNRSGGGNPKQNSSRQVASNVEGLCSISNNVVANIAQKAIILDKSVLSMSPFQTSSVVPIANSAMSPPQASPSASASPFFRSGSVSPQVSAASPIPNGVISPPPVSLKAFAALNHMTAGQKTASPPTSRTSTPSPSPNFSAHESSPSHSTHFTFIGKSHSNSGSHKSHKSNSSHRSGSHPPSLSAAVTLGGSQQGGVLQPNHANSLHNFCVTNSQAVSGLGSLPLKPSGIKTYPLTMPFTVSSSVSHGLSGQQQPTATLFHVTSESMSKGELQLQQASTSHPNVIS, from the exons ATGCGGTCCATCTGCGTGTCCTCGGGAGGTCAGTCTTCCAGGGATTGGGGTCGTGCTTCAG aaAAACGCCATGGGTCAAAAGATTCTTCACACCTCTCATCAAGCTCGAGATCACATTCCTCCACAGCAAAGGGAGGTCACTGTGGAGGATATCTCTCTCACCGGACTTCCTCGCACATATTGTCGTCTAAAGGTGGTGGTGGTAAACAGACTTCAAATATGGCCACCGGTGCTTCACCTGTGAAAGTGGGCAGCAGTTACAGCAACGATCTCAAAATGGCTAATGTGGAAGTGTCATTAAAACGCCTCTCACCTGATGTGAAGACTGTGTCACTGCATCCTGATCCTGTGAAATCTCAACTTAGTCCAAAGACGAGCATTGTTAGTAATTTAACAGTCAATTCAGTATCAAATGGTATTGTGAAATCCACTACAAATGGCGCCATCACATCTCTAGATTCCTCCCCTCCACCTGCTGTGCCATCTAGTGGGGTGATGTACTGTGCATCAATCACAAACAGTGTATCTCCCTTGCATAATGCAGCCCACAAATCATTGAGCTCATCGCCATTCTCCAGTCAGTCATCATCGTTACACAAAGAAGCCCCTGGTGTGGGACCACCATCTTCTCCAAGCTCACAATGTTCTTCTCCATTGGATCGAACCTCAGAAAAGAGCTCCTCTATCAAAAACACAATGACAGTTTGTGCAACAAAAAGTCCTTCTTCCTTGTCAAAAAATAGTTCTATGTCCAAAACTTCCatgggaaaaacaaaaacttctcAGAGCATAACAAAGACTTCTTCTAactcatcaaataaattatcaagCTCATCAAAGAATTCAACTAGCCCATTAAAATGCTCCACCAGTCCTGTGAAAAGTTCAACAAGCCCTGCAAGAAGTGCACCTAGCCCGGCAAAGAGTGCACCCAGCCCGGCAAAAAGTGCATCAAGCCCTGTAAAGAGCCCATCAAAAGGTTCCAGTCCTTCCCAAACCTCTGCAGGATCAACCCCAAATAAATCCACTAAAGATCCCAAGGAACGAAAGTTTGTGTTGTGCAAAG ATCGAGAGTTTGATCCTAATATTCACTGTGGTGTCTTGAGAACAGATGATGGTCGACATTGTACAAGGTCATTAACCTGCAAG acTCATGCCTTGTCTTTGAGGAGAGCAGTAGAAGGGAGGAGGAAAAAGTTTGATGACTTACTAAAAGAACACAGAGCTGCTAAAGAAGCACAGCTCAAGGCAAAATCTGAAGGGAAGGCAGCAGCTTCAGCATGCAATGCTACTGTGCCAGGAGCTATTTCTCCTCTTTCTATTACAACTGATAGTAGCATGTTGGGAGTGAAAACAAGCCATAACACTGAACTGAACTTCAATTGTAGTGATGATCCATTTTCAATCAGTCATAAACTTTCCAGCCCTCAATCGAACAGCACCTCCAAGTTCAACAAACAGGCGTTAAAACAGGTCAACACAAATCATCCTAG GTTGAGTTTGTCAGGACTGCAGTCCCCGTCGTGGTCACCCATGGAGGACATGTCCCCTCCTGATATTGTCAGTCGTCTTTCCAGTGACGGGGAGGTTGATATGGAAGAGACGGAGGACAGAGGAGACACCTCCTATATCACCCATCATCCCATTCCCATTGCA acATGTACCTTTGGTGGCCGGTGTAGTTCAGGAGGGTGGTATCTGTTTAGCAGGAAGACAGACTATTTACGAACAGCATTCCTCAGTGCATTAGAAAAACATTTACATCCACCCCCACACAA gaAATTATGTGTGGAATCCAAATTACCCAAAGAACCTCAGCTGTCAACAAATTCCATGGACCCTTACGAGTTCAACGTCGTTGATATGAATGCCAGCAACTTGGCCAGCCATAATGCCATGATGAACTCTGTGCACAAAGCAGCTGTTAACAAGCCCAAAAGTAAACCACCAAATAGTCGAACTTCTAAAACAAAGGGGGACAACACAAGTCCTCGTCTTAGTCAATCCGGTGCCTCTAACAACAACCCGTCCCCTACAGGGAGCGGCACAGGGATCAAGAGGAAGCGTAGCAGCAGCGGGACCAGCTCACCTGGATCTGCTTCATCCAGTGTTACGAGTGTGTCTTTACAGAACGCTATGATAGGTGGACTGTCCCTGGCCACCCCCAACCCCAGCCCCATTATAGCAGCGTGTGTACCAAATGTAAACCTGAGCAGTAATATAGGAAGAATCAGTGCAGCGAGTAAAGCAGGCCAGGTaaccaaaaataacattatcAAGGATGGCGGTGGCATCAACTTGCTAGTGACAAACATGGAACAGAGTGTGGTGAATGGACAATATGTGAACATCACAGGGAATATGCTGGAGATGGGTGTTGCTCAGGACGAGAAAGGAGGGGGCTCCAAAAAAAACCGCAGTGGTGGTGGAAATCCCAAACAGAACAGTAGCAGACAAGTTGCAAGCAATGTCGAAGGGTTGTGTTCAATTTCTAATAATGTTGTGGCCAACATTGCCCAGAAGGCCATTATTTTGGACAAGTCTGTCCTATCCATGTCACCGTTCCAAACCAGTTCTGTGGTGCCTATTGCCAACTCTGCCATGTCCCCACCTCAAGCAAGTCCGTCGGCTTCTGCTAGTCCATTTTTCAGATCA GGTTCAGTCAGCCCTCAGGTGTCAGCAGCTTCCCCGATCCCCAATGGTGTGATATCTCCGCCGCCAGTCAGTCTGAAGGCGTTCGCAGCGTTGAATCACATGACAGCGGGCCAAAAAACAGCCAGCCCTCCTACCAGCAGGACCAGCACTCCCAGCCCTAGTCCCAACTTCTCCGCTCATGAATCCTCCCCAAGTCACTCCACACACTTTACTTTTATAG GCAAAAGTCACAGCAATTCAGGAAGTCATAAATCCCACAAGTCCAACAGTTCTCACCGATCTGGCAGTCATCCACCATCACTCTCTGCAGCTGTAACATTAGGTGGCAGCCAGCAGGGTGGTGTGCTCCAGCCCAACCATGCCAACAGCTTACATAACTTCTGTGTGACTAACAGTCAGGCTGTGTCAGGCCTCGGGTCACTGCCCCTGAAACCGTCAGGAATTAAAACCTACCCACTCACCATGCCATTTACAGTGTCCTCTTCGGTCAGCCATGGGTTAAGCGGTCAGCAGCAACCAACGGCAACTCTGtttcatgtgacgtcagagaGTATGTCCAAAGGAGAGCTTCAGCTCCAGCAGGCCTCCACCTCACACCCCAATGTGATCTCATGA
- the LOC135470474 gene encoding ataxin-7-like protein 1 isoform X1, translated as MATLDDSPSVYSGQSWSIWAEKVPLAEDEDPDEDDVSSRPMSDNNSMKLRKEDLPLFGYCPAQDELYLVVCEKCEQVIKPQALKTHLEKRHGSKDSSHLSSSSRSHSSTAKGGHCGGYLSHRTSSHILSSKGGGGKQTSNMATGASPVKVGSSYSNDLKMANVEVSLKRLSPDVKTVSLHPDPVKSQLSPKTSIVSNLTVNSVSNGIVKSTTNGAITSLDSSPPPAVPSSGVMYCASITNSVSPLHNAAHKSLSSSPFSSQSSSLHKEAPGVGPPSSPSSQCSSPLDRTSEKSSSIKNTMTVCATKSPSSLSKNSSMSKTSMGKTKTSQSITKTSSNSSNKLSSSSKNSTSPLKCSTSPVKSSTSPARSAPSPAKSAPSPAKSASSPVKSPSKGSSPSQTSAGSTPNKSTKDPKERKFVLCKDREFDPNIHCGVLRTDDGRHCTRSLTCKTHALSLRRAVEGRRKKFDDLLKEHRAAKEAQLKAKSEGKAAASACNATVPGAISPLSITTDSSMLGVKTSHNTELNFNCSDDPFSISHKLSSPQSNSTSKFNKQALKQVNTNHPRLSLSGLQSPSWSPMEDMSPPDIVSRLSSDGEVDMEETEDRGDTSYITHHPIPIATCTFGGRCSSGGWYLFSRKTDYLRTAFLSALEKHLHPPPHKKLCVESKLPKEPQLSTNSMDPYEFNVVDMNASNLASHNAMMNSVHKAAVNKPKSKPPNSRTSKTKGDNTSPRLSQSGASNNNPSPTGSGTGIKRKRSSSGTSSPGSASSSVTSVSLQNAMIGGLSLATPNPSPIIAACVPNVNLSSNIGRISAASKAGQVTKNNIIKDGGGINLLVTNMEQSVVNGQYVNITGNMLEMGVAQDEKGGGSKKNRSGGGNPKQNSSRQVASNVEGLCSISNNVVANIAQKAIILDKSVLSMSPFQTSSVVPIANSAMSPPQASPSASASPFFRSGSVSPQVSAASPIPNGVISPPPVSLKAFAALNHMTAGQKTASPPTSRTSTPSPSPNFSAHESSPSHSTHFTFIGKSHSNSGSHKSHKSNSSHRSGSHPPSLSAAVTLGGSQQGGVLQPNHANSLHNFCVTNSQAVSGLGSLPLKPSGIKTYPLTMPFTVSSSVSHGLSGQQQPTATLFHVTSESMSKGELQLQQASTSHPNVIS; from the exons ATGGCGACCCTGGACGATAGTCCATCGGTCTATTCTGGCCAAAGTTGGTCAATCTGGGCCGAGAAGGTGCCTTTAGCAGAAGATGAGG ATCCTGACGAAGATGATGTTTCATCGAGACCGATGAGTGACAACAATTCCATGAAGCTTCGTAAAGAAG atcttcCCCTGTTTGGGTACTGCCCAGCCCAGGATGAACTCTATTTAGTTGTATGTGAGAAATGTGAACAAGTCATCAAACCACAAGCACTTAAAACACATCTAG aaAAACGCCATGGGTCAAAAGATTCTTCACACCTCTCATCAAGCTCGAGATCACATTCCTCCACAGCAAAGGGAGGTCACTGTGGAGGATATCTCTCTCACCGGACTTCCTCGCACATATTGTCGTCTAAAGGTGGTGGTGGTAAACAGACTTCAAATATGGCCACCGGTGCTTCACCTGTGAAAGTGGGCAGCAGTTACAGCAACGATCTCAAAATGGCTAATGTGGAAGTGTCATTAAAACGCCTCTCACCTGATGTGAAGACTGTGTCACTGCATCCTGATCCTGTGAAATCTCAACTTAGTCCAAAGACGAGCATTGTTAGTAATTTAACAGTCAATTCAGTATCAAATGGTATTGTGAAATCCACTACAAATGGCGCCATCACATCTCTAGATTCCTCCCCTCCACCTGCTGTGCCATCTAGTGGGGTGATGTACTGTGCATCAATCACAAACAGTGTATCTCCCTTGCATAATGCAGCCCACAAATCATTGAGCTCATCGCCATTCTCCAGTCAGTCATCATCGTTACACAAAGAAGCCCCTGGTGTGGGACCACCATCTTCTCCAAGCTCACAATGTTCTTCTCCATTGGATCGAACCTCAGAAAAGAGCTCCTCTATCAAAAACACAATGACAGTTTGTGCAACAAAAAGTCCTTCTTCCTTGTCAAAAAATAGTTCTATGTCCAAAACTTCCatgggaaaaacaaaaacttctcAGAGCATAACAAAGACTTCTTCTAactcatcaaataaattatcaagCTCATCAAAGAATTCAACTAGCCCATTAAAATGCTCCACCAGTCCTGTGAAAAGTTCAACAAGCCCTGCAAGAAGTGCACCTAGCCCGGCAAAGAGTGCACCCAGCCCGGCAAAAAGTGCATCAAGCCCTGTAAAGAGCCCATCAAAAGGTTCCAGTCCTTCCCAAACCTCTGCAGGATCAACCCCAAATAAATCCACTAAAGATCCCAAGGAACGAAAGTTTGTGTTGTGCAAAG ATCGAGAGTTTGATCCTAATATTCACTGTGGTGTCTTGAGAACAGATGATGGTCGACATTGTACAAGGTCATTAACCTGCAAG acTCATGCCTTGTCTTTGAGGAGAGCAGTAGAAGGGAGGAGGAAAAAGTTTGATGACTTACTAAAAGAACACAGAGCTGCTAAAGAAGCACAGCTCAAGGCAAAATCTGAAGGGAAGGCAGCAGCTTCAGCATGCAATGCTACTGTGCCAGGAGCTATTTCTCCTCTTTCTATTACAACTGATAGTAGCATGTTGGGAGTGAAAACAAGCCATAACACTGAACTGAACTTCAATTGTAGTGATGATCCATTTTCAATCAGTCATAAACTTTCCAGCCCTCAATCGAACAGCACCTCCAAGTTCAACAAACAGGCGTTAAAACAGGTCAACACAAATCATCCTAG GTTGAGTTTGTCAGGACTGCAGTCCCCGTCGTGGTCACCCATGGAGGACATGTCCCCTCCTGATATTGTCAGTCGTCTTTCCAGTGACGGGGAGGTTGATATGGAAGAGACGGAGGACAGAGGAGACACCTCCTATATCACCCATCATCCCATTCCCATTGCA acATGTACCTTTGGTGGCCGGTGTAGTTCAGGAGGGTGGTATCTGTTTAGCAGGAAGACAGACTATTTACGAACAGCATTCCTCAGTGCATTAGAAAAACATTTACATCCACCCCCACACAA gaAATTATGTGTGGAATCCAAATTACCCAAAGAACCTCAGCTGTCAACAAATTCCATGGACCCTTACGAGTTCAACGTCGTTGATATGAATGCCAGCAACTTGGCCAGCCATAATGCCATGATGAACTCTGTGCACAAAGCAGCTGTTAACAAGCCCAAAAGTAAACCACCAAATAGTCGAACTTCTAAAACAAAGGGGGACAACACAAGTCCTCGTCTTAGTCAATCCGGTGCCTCTAACAACAACCCGTCCCCTACAGGGAGCGGCACAGGGATCAAGAGGAAGCGTAGCAGCAGCGGGACCAGCTCACCTGGATCTGCTTCATCCAGTGTTACGAGTGTGTCTTTACAGAACGCTATGATAGGTGGACTGTCCCTGGCCACCCCCAACCCCAGCCCCATTATAGCAGCGTGTGTACCAAATGTAAACCTGAGCAGTAATATAGGAAGAATCAGTGCAGCGAGTAAAGCAGGCCAGGTaaccaaaaataacattatcAAGGATGGCGGTGGCATCAACTTGCTAGTGACAAACATGGAACAGAGTGTGGTGAATGGACAATATGTGAACATCACAGGGAATATGCTGGAGATGGGTGTTGCTCAGGACGAGAAAGGAGGGGGCTCCAAAAAAAACCGCAGTGGTGGTGGAAATCCCAAACAGAACAGTAGCAGACAAGTTGCAAGCAATGTCGAAGGGTTGTGTTCAATTTCTAATAATGTTGTGGCCAACATTGCCCAGAAGGCCATTATTTTGGACAAGTCTGTCCTATCCATGTCACCGTTCCAAACCAGTTCTGTGGTGCCTATTGCCAACTCTGCCATGTCCCCACCTCAAGCAAGTCCGTCGGCTTCTGCTAGTCCATTTTTCAGATCA GGTTCAGTCAGCCCTCAGGTGTCAGCAGCTTCCCCGATCCCCAATGGTGTGATATCTCCGCCGCCAGTCAGTCTGAAGGCGTTCGCAGCGTTGAATCACATGACAGCGGGCCAAAAAACAGCCAGCCCTCCTACCAGCAGGACCAGCACTCCCAGCCCTAGTCCCAACTTCTCCGCTCATGAATCCTCCCCAAGTCACTCCACACACTTTACTTTTATAG GCAAAAGTCACAGCAATTCAGGAAGTCATAAATCCCACAAGTCCAACAGTTCTCACCGATCTGGCAGTCATCCACCATCACTCTCTGCAGCTGTAACATTAGGTGGCAGCCAGCAGGGTGGTGTGCTCCAGCCCAACCATGCCAACAGCTTACATAACTTCTGTGTGACTAACAGTCAGGCTGTGTCAGGCCTCGGGTCACTGCCCCTGAAACCGTCAGGAATTAAAACCTACCCACTCACCATGCCATTTACAGTGTCCTCTTCGGTCAGCCATGGGTTAAGCGGTCAGCAGCAACCAACGGCAACTCTGtttcatgtgacgtcagagaGTATGTCCAAAGGAGAGCTTCAGCTCCAGCAGGCCTCCACCTCACACCCCAATGTGATCTCATGA